GCGCGTAGCCGGGCACGTGGCGTCGGGTGCCGGTGCTCGTCACCGCGACGATCCGACCGCCGTCGTCCAGATCGGCGCCGGCGGCGTCGACCAGGCTCAGCAGTGCGGCCAACCGGGCGGTGAACATCTCCTGGTACACCCCGACCGGGACGCCCAGCGCGGTCCCGAGGCCGGGCTGCTCGGCGCCGAAGCCGGTCGCGTTGGACACCACGGCGCGCACCGCTCCCAGGGACGCGCGGGCCTCGGTCACCAGCCGCCGGCAGGACTCCGGCGAGCGCACGTCGACCTGGTACGCCGCCGCGCGGACCCCGTGTCCCTCGGCGACCGCCACCACCTCGTGCGCGGCGTCGGCCCGGGCGAAGTAGCCGACCGCGAGGTCGAAGCCGTCCCGCGCCAGCTGCTCGGCGACCGCCCGACCGATCCCCCGGCTCGCGCCGGTCACGACGGCGAGGCCGCTCATGCGGAGTCCCCGAGACCCGCGAAGTCGACCGGGGCGCCGGCCTCCGCGCCGGCGTACCGCTCGCGGGCCGCGCGCTGCAGCCCCAGCGACTCGGGCGTCGCGAGCAGCTCGCCGAACATGCCGCCCTCCAGGCGCA
This region of Nocardioides sp. L-11A genomic DNA includes:
- a CDS encoding SDR family oxidoreductase codes for the protein MSGLAVVTGASRGIGRAVAEQLARDGFDLAVGYFARADAAHEVVAVAEGHGVRAAAYQVDVRSPESCRRLVTEARASLGAVRAVVSNATGFGAEQPGLGTALGVPVGVYQEMFTARLAALLSLVDAAGADLDDGGRIVAVTSTGTRRHVPGYAPIAASMAAVESVVRYLAAELGPRGITANTAVGGVIDTDALAEITSDPERLKEAVRRATPLGRVGRADDIAAVVGFLCSASADWVTGQALVADGGNALR